A region of Lycium barbarum isolate Lr01 chromosome 3, ASM1917538v2, whole genome shotgun sequence DNA encodes the following proteins:
- the LOC132631936 gene encoding uncharacterized protein LOC132631936, translating into MSGGVGPCSDISLPTDEHFEQDKNQTKNSQKKPQQNGKFVTFRQLNVLAIIIIFSSSGMVSLEDFAFVLFSLIYIYFISKIAFPPINSPEPPVFGENNKILNLYVSIGALIGLFLPIAYIFHGIYEGDKEGIKAAAPHVFLLASQVFMEGVTFTDRFSLPIRVFVPVFYNSRRIFTIMEWLRIEISKVDQEYGGNMRRVYIGRGLAVANMVFWCFNLFGFLLPVYLPKAFKIYYSNRKLKD; encoded by the coding sequence ATGTCAGGTGGGGTTGGTCCATGTAGTGACATTAGTTTACCCACAGATGAACACTTTGAACAGGACAAGAACCAGACCAAAAATTCCCAGAAAAAACCTCAACAAAACGGAAAATTCGTCACTTTCCGACAGCTCAACGTCCTCGCAATTATAATAATCTTCTCTTCTAGTGGCATGGTGAGTCTTGAGGACTTTGCCTTTGTCCTATTCTCTCTAATTTACATCTACTTCATTTCCAAAATTGCCTTTCCCCCAATTAATTCACCTGAGCCTCCTGTTTTCGGCGAAAACAACAAAATTCTAAATCTTTACGTCTCAATTGGAGCACTCATAGGATTATTCCTCCCCATAGCTTATATTTTCCATGGAATTTACGAGGGTGACAAAGAAGGTATTAAAGCAGCAGCCCCACATGTTTTCTTGCTAGCGAGTCAAGTTTTTATGGAAGGAGTGACGTTTACCGATAGATTTTCGCTACCCATAAGAGTATTTGTTCCAGTTTTTTACAATTCAAGGAGGATTTTTACAATTATGGAGTGGTTGAGGATTGAAATATCGAAAGTGGATCAAGAATATGGAGGGAATATGAGGAGGGTGTATATTGGTAGAGGTTTAGCTGTTGCGAATATGGTGTTTTGGTGTTTTAATTTGTTTGGTTTCTTGTTGCCTGTCTATCTTCCTAAGGCCTTTAAGATATACTACTCTAACCGCAAGTTAAAAGATTGA